The Petrocella atlantisensis genome has a window encoding:
- the gap gene encoding type I glyceraldehyde-3-phosphate dehydrogenase: protein MTKIAINGFGRIGRLAFRQMFDAEGYEIVGINDLTDAKTLAHLLKYDSAQGRFGKEVTATEDSIIVEGKEIKIYAQRDPKELPWGELDVDVVLECTGFFADKDKASAHITAGAKKVVISAPATGDLKSVVFGVNENVLDGSETVVSAASCTTNCLAPMADTLNKLAKIEKGFMTTIHAYTNDQNTLDAPHAKGDLRRARAAAANIVPNTTGAAKAIGLVIPELNGVLDGAAQRVPVITGSLTELVSVVNGEVTVDQVNAAMKAAANASFGYNEEPIVSTDVIGITFGSLFDATQTKVTPLGNGQSLVKTVSWYDNENSYTSQMVRVIKYLDELSK from the coding sequence ATGACAAAAATCGCAATTAATGGTTTTGGACGTATCGGTCGTCTTGCATTTAGACAAATGTTCGATGCAGAAGGTTATGAAATCGTAGGTATCAACGACTTAACAGATGCTAAAACATTGGCTCACTTGTTGAAGTATGACTCAGCACAAGGTAGATTTGGTAAAGAAGTTACAGCTACAGAAGATTCAATTATCGTAGAAGGAAAAGAAATCAAGATCTATGCTCAAAGAGATCCTAAAGAACTTCCTTGGGGTGAATTGGATGTTGACGTTGTACTTGAATGTACAGGATTTTTTGCAGATAAAGACAAAGCTTCAGCGCATATTACAGCTGGTGCAAAAAAAGTTGTTATATCAGCACCTGCTACAGGTGATTTGAAAAGCGTTGTTTTTGGTGTTAATGAGAACGTTCTAGATGGTTCAGAAACAGTTGTTTCAGCTGCTTCTTGTACTACAAACTGTTTAGCACCAATGGCAGATACACTAAACAAATTAGCTAAAATTGAAAAAGGTTTCATGACTACAATTCATGCTTATACCAATGACCAAAACACATTAGATGCACCTCATGCAAAAGGTGACTTAAGAAGAGCTAGAGCAGCAGCGGCAAACATCGTACCTAACACAACAGGTGCAGCTAAAGCAATCGGTCTTGTAATTCCTGAGCTTAATGGTGTTCTTGATGGCGCAGCACAACGTGTTCCAGTAATCACAGGTTCATTAACAGAATTAGTATCTGTTGTGAATGGTGAAGTAACAGTAGATCAAGTGAATGCAGCTATGAAAGCAGCAGCTAATGCTTCTTTCGGTTACAACGAAGAGCCTATTGTTTCAACTGATGTAATCGGAATTACTTTTGGTTCATTATTTGATGCAACTCAAACTAAAGTAACACCACTTGGTAATGGTCAATCTCTTGTTAAGACAGTTTCATGGTATGACAATGAGAATTCCTATACTAGCCAAATGGTTAGAGTTATCAAATACTTAGATGAATTAAGCAAGTAA
- a CDS encoding phosphoglycerate kinase translates to MFSKKTVEDIQVAGKQVLVRCDFNVPIIDGAITDINRLEGALPTINKLISEGAKVILCSHLGKPKGPDAKYSLAPVATKLSEMLGKEVVFAADDEVVGPKAKAAVEAMQDGDVVLLENTRFRAEESKNGEAFSKDLASLAQIFVNDAFGTAHRAHCSNVGVTEYMETSVVGYLMQKEIDYLGNAIENPERPFVAILGGAKVSDKIDVINNLLDKVNTIIIGGGMAYTFLKALGNDVGSSLLEGDKLNYALKMIDKAMEKNVRFLLPIDHVVAKEFKNDTEFKTVHRGGIEGEWMGLDIGPETQALYADAIKGAKTVIWNGPMGVFEFDNFANGTKAIAQALADADCISIIGGGDSAAAVNQLGFGERMSHISTGGGASLEFLEGKELPGLAAADNK, encoded by the coding sequence ATGTTTAGTAAAAAGACAGTAGAAGATATTCAGGTAGCAGGGAAACAAGTGTTAGTAAGATGTGACTTTAATGTTCCGATCATTGATGGCGCAATAACAGATATTAACAGACTTGAAGGGGCATTGCCTACTATAAATAAGTTAATCAGTGAAGGTGCAAAGGTGATTTTATGCTCTCACTTAGGCAAACCAAAAGGCCCGGATGCAAAATATTCATTAGCACCTGTTGCAACTAAGCTTTCTGAAATGTTAGGTAAAGAAGTTGTTTTTGCAGCGGACGATGAAGTCGTAGGTCCAAAAGCAAAAGCGGCAGTTGAAGCGATGCAAGACGGCGATGTTGTGCTTCTTGAAAACACAAGATTCAGAGCTGAAGAATCTAAAAATGGAGAAGCTTTCTCAAAAGACCTTGCTTCACTAGCACAAATCTTTGTAAACGATGCGTTTGGTACAGCTCATAGAGCCCATTGTTCTAATGTTGGTGTTACTGAGTATATGGAAACCAGTGTTGTTGGCTACTTGATGCAAAAGGAAATCGACTACCTTGGAAACGCCATAGAAAACCCTGAAAGACCTTTCGTTGCTATTTTAGGTGGTGCAAAAGTTTCTGATAAGATTGATGTCATCAACAACCTGCTTGATAAAGTTAATACAATTATTATTGGCGGCGGTATGGCTTATACGTTCTTGAAAGCACTTGGAAATGACGTTGGAAGTTCATTGCTTGAAGGTGACAAATTAAATTATGCCCTTAAAATGATCGATAAGGCTATGGAAAAGAATGTACGTTTCTTACTACCGATTGATCATGTTGTAGCTAAAGAGTTTAAGAATGATACAGAATTTAAGACCGTTCACCGTGGTGGTATTGAAGGTGAGTGGATGGGTCTTGATATCGGTCCTGAAACACAAGCTTTATATGCAGATGCAATCAAAGGCGCTAAAACCGTTATATGGAATGGTCCAATGGGTGTGTTTGAATTCGATAATTTTGCAAATGGTACAAAGGCGATTGCTCAAGCTCTTGCAGATGCAGATTGTATTTCTATTATCGGTGGTGGTGACTCTGCAGCAGCGGTTAACCAACTTGGATTTGGTGAAAGAATGTCTCATATCTCAACAGGCGGTGGTGCTTCCTTAGAATTTTTAGAAGGTAAGGAATTACCTGGTCTTGCAGCAGCTGACAACAAATAG
- the tpiA gene encoding triose-phosphate isomerase yields the protein MRRMITAGNWKMNKTPKEAVALIEELIPLVKSEDTDVVFCVPAVDLVAAVEATKGTNIAIGAQNMHFEDKGAYTGEIAANMLTEIGVKYVVIGHSERREYFAETNETVNKKVLKALESDIVPILCCGEYLEQREQGVTVDLVRQQIKVGLLGVTPEDAKKVVIAYEPIWAIGTGVTATSDQAEEVCAAIRELLVELYGTEVAEAMRIQYGGSVNAGNAAELFSKPNIDGGLVGGASLTTGFGDIVNFK from the coding sequence ATGCGTAGAATGATTACAGCGGGAAATTGGAAAATGAATAAAACCCCAAAAGAAGCAGTGGCTTTGATTGAGGAATTAATACCACTCGTAAAATCCGAGGATACAGATGTTGTTTTCTGTGTTCCTGCAGTGGATTTAGTAGCTGCAGTTGAAGCGACTAAAGGCACAAACATTGCTATCGGTGCTCAAAATATGCACTTTGAAGACAAAGGTGCTTATACCGGTGAAATAGCAGCGAATATGTTAACTGAAATCGGTGTTAAATATGTTGTCATCGGTCACTCAGAAAGACGTGAATATTTTGCTGAAACCAATGAAACAGTAAACAAAAAAGTCTTAAAAGCTCTAGAGTCTGATATCGTGCCGATTTTATGCTGCGGAGAATATCTTGAGCAAAGAGAACAAGGTGTAACAGTTGATCTTGTGAGACAACAGATCAAGGTTGGCTTGCTTGGTGTAACACCTGAAGATGCTAAAAAAGTTGTTATTGCTTATGAACCGATTTGGGCGATAGGCACAGGTGTTACTGCTACAAGTGATCAAGCAGAAGAAGTTTGTGCGGCTATTAGAGAATTACTTGTTGAGCTTTATGGAACAGAAGTTGCTGAAGCTATGAGAATTCAATATGGTGGTTCAGTTAATGCTGGAAATGCTGCTGAGTTATTCTCAAAACCAAATATTGATGGTGGTTTGGTTGGTGGTGCCAGCCTAACAACCGGATTTGGTGATATCGTTAACTTTAAGTAA